From Peromyscus maniculatus bairdii isolate BWxNUB_F1_BW_parent chromosome 8, HU_Pman_BW_mat_3.1, whole genome shotgun sequence, a single genomic window includes:
- the LOC102915869 gene encoding uncharacterized protein LOC102915869 isoform X7: MVNSCCGSVCSEEGCGQGCCQPSCCQPSCCRPTCCRPSCCVSSCCRPSCCRPSCCVSSCCRPCCGSSSCCGSSCCRPSCCISSCCRPSCCRPSCCVSSCCRPSCCVSSCCRPSCCQSVCCQPTCCRPSCCISSCCRPSCCRPSCCVSSCCRPSCCVSSCCRPQCCISSCCRPTCCQTSCCRPACSSSSCC, encoded by the exons ATGGTCAACTCCTGCTGTGGCTCTGTCTGCTCTGAGGAGGGCTGTGGCCAaggctgctgccagcccagctgctgccagcccagctgctgccgtccca CCTGTTGCCGCCCCAGCTGCTGCGTTTCTAGCTGCTGTAGGCCTTCCTGCTGCCGccccagctgctgtgtgtccagctgttGCCGCCCCTGCTGTGGCAGTTCCAGCTGTTGTGGATCAAGTTGCTGCCGCCCCAGCTGCTGCATTTCTAGCTGCTGCAGACCTTCCTGCTGCCGccccagctgctgtgtgtccagctgttgccgccccagctgctgtgtgtccagctgctgCCGCCCCAGCTGCTGTCAGTCTGTGTGCTGCCAACCCACTTGCTGCCGCCCCAGCTGCTGCATTTCTAGCTGCTGCAGGCCTTCCTGCTGCCGccccagctgctgtgtgtccagctgctgcaggcccagctgctgtgtgtccagctgctgCAGGCCTCAGTGCTGCATCTCCAGCTGCTGCCGCCCCACCTGTTGCCAGACCTCCTGCTGCCGCCCAGCATGCTCTAGCAGTTCTTGCTGCTGA
- the LOC102915869 gene encoding uncharacterized protein LOC102915869 isoform X1, producing the protein MVNSCCGSVCSEEGCGQGCCQPSCCQPSCCRPSCCISSCCRPCCRPSCCVSSCCRPCCGSSSCCGSSCCRPSCCISSCCRPSCCRPSCCISSCCRPHCCVSSCCRPSCCRPSCCVSSCCRPCCGSSSCCGSSCCRPSCCISSCCRPSCCRPSCCVSSCCRPSCCVSSCCRPSCCQSVCCQPTCCRPSCCISSCCRPSCCRPSCCVSSCCRPSCCVSSCCRPQCCISSCCRPTCCQTSCCRPACSSSSCC; encoded by the exons ATGGTCAATTCCTGCTGTGGCTCTGTCTGCTCTGAGGAGGGCTGTGGCCAaggctgctgccagcccagctgctgcca ACCTTCCTGCTGCCGCCCCAGCTGCTGCATTTCTAGTTGCTGCAGACCCTGTTGCCGccccagctgctgtgtgtccagctgctgCCGCCCCTGCTGTGGCAGTTCCAGCTGTTGTGGATCAAGTTGTTGTCGCCCTAGCTGCTGCATTTCTAGCTGCTGCAGGCCTTCCTGCTGCCGCCCCAGCTGCTGCATTTCTAGCTGCTGCAGGCCTCA CTGCTGCGTTTCTAGCTGCTGTAGGCCTTCCTGCTGCCGccccagctgctgtgtgtccagctgttGCCGCCCCTGCTGTGGCAGTTCCAGCTGTTGTGGATCAAGTTGCTGCCGCCCCAGCTGCTGCATTTCTAGCTGCTGCAGACCTTCCTGCTGCCGccccagctgctgtgtgtccagctgttgccgccccagctgctgtgtgtccagctgctgCCGCCCCAGCTGCTGTCAGTCTGTGTGCTGCCAACCCACTTGCTGCCGCCCCAGCTGCTGCATTTCTAGCTGCTGCAGGCCTTCCTGCTGCCGccccagctgctgtgtgtccagctgctgcaggcccagctgctgtgtgtccagctgctgCAGGCCTCAGTGCTGCATCTCCAGCTGCTGCCGCCCCACCTGTTGCCAGACCTCCTGCTGCCGCCCAGCATGCTCTAGCAGTTCTTGCTGCTGA
- the LOC102915869 gene encoding uncharacterized protein LOC102915869 isoform X4, with product MVNSCCGSVCSEEGCGQGCCQPSCCQPSCCRPSCCVSSCCRPSCCISSCCRPSCCVSSCCRPSCCRPSCCVSSCCRPCCGSSSCCGSSCCRPSCCISSCCRPSCCRPSCCVSSCCRPSCCVSSCCRPSCCQSVCCQPTCCRPSCCISSCCRPSCCRPSCCVSSCCRPSCCVSSCCRPQCCISSCCRPTCCQTSCCRPACSSSSCC from the exons ATGGTCAACTCCTGCTGTGGCTCTGTCTGCTCTGAGGAGGGCTGTGGCCAaggctgctgccagcccagctgctgccagcccagctgctgccgtcccagctgctgtgtgtccagctgctgCAGACCATCTTGTTGCATCTCCAG CTGTTGCCGCCCCAGCTGCTGCGTTTCTAGCTGCTGTAGGCCTTCCTGCTGCCGccccagctgctgtgtgtccagctgttGCCGCCCCTGCTGTGGCAGTTCCAGCTGTTGTGGATCAAGTTGCTGCCGCCCCAGCTGCTGCATTTCTAGCTGCTGCAGACCTTCCTGCTGCCGccccagctgctgtgtgtccagctgttgccgccccagctgctgtgtgtccagctgctgCCGCCCCAGCTGCTGTCAGTCTGTGTGCTGCCAACCCACTTGCTGCCGCCCCAGCTGCTGCATTTCTAGCTGCTGCAGGCCTTCCTGCTGCCGccccagctgctgtgtgtccagctgctgcaggcccagctgctgtgtgtccagctgctgCAGGCCTCAGTGCTGCATCTCCAGCTGCTGCCGCCCCACCTGTTGCCAGACCTCCTGCTGCCGCCCAGCATGCTCTAGCAGTTCTTGCTGCTGA
- the LOC102915869 gene encoding uncharacterized protein LOC102915869 isoform X6 gives MVNSCCGSVCSEEGCGQGCCQPSCCQPSCCRPSCCVCCRPCCRPSCCVSSCCRPSCCRPSCCVSSCCRPCCGSSSCCGSSCCRPSCCISSCCRPSCCRPSCCVSSCCRPSCCVSSCCRPSCCQSVCCQPTCCRPSCCISSCCRPSCCRPSCCVSSCCRPSCCVSSCCRPQCCISSCCRPTCCQTSCCRPACSSSSCC, from the exons ATGGTCAACTCCTGCTGTGGCTCTGTCTGCTCTGAGGAGGGCTGTGGCCAaggctgctgccagcccagctgctgccagcccagctgctgccgtcccagctgctgtgt CTGCTGTCGCCCCTGTTGCCGCCCCAGCTGCTGCGTTTCTAGCTGCTGTAGGCCTTCCTGCTGCCGccccagctgctgtgtgtccagctgttGCCGCCCCTGCTGTGGCAGTTCCAGCTGTTGTGGATCAAGTTGCTGCCGCCCCAGCTGCTGCATTTCTAGCTGCTGCAGACCTTCCTGCTGCCGccccagctgctgtgtgtccagctgttgccgccccagctgctgtgtgtccagctgctgCCGCCCCAGCTGCTGTCAGTCTGTGTGCTGCCAACCCACTTGCTGCCGCCCCAGCTGCTGCATTTCTAGCTGCTGCAGGCCTTCCTGCTGCCGccccagctgctgtgtgtccagctgctgcaggcccagctgctgtgtgtccagctgctgCAGGCCTCAGTGCTGCATCTCCAGCTGCTGCCGCCCCACCTGTTGCCAGACCTCCTGCTGCCGCCCAGCATGCTCTAGCAGTTCTTGCTGCTGA
- the LOC102915869 gene encoding uncharacterized protein LOC102915869 isoform X2, whose product MVNSCCGSVCSEEGCGQGCCQPSCCQPSCCRPSCCVSSCCRPSCCISSCCRPCCGSSSCCGSSCCRPSCCISSCCRPCCRPSCCVSSCCRPSCCRPSCCVSSCCRPCCGSSSCCGSSCCRPSCCISSCCRPSCCRPSCCVSSCCRPSCCVSSCCRPSCCQSVCCQPTCCRPSCCISSCCRPSCCRPSCCVSSCCRPSCCVSSCCRPQCCISSCCRPTCCQTSCCRPACSSSSCC is encoded by the coding sequence ATGGTCAACTCCTGCTGTGGCTCTGTCTGCTCTGAGGAGGGCTGTGGCCAaggctgctgccagcccagctgctgccagcccagctgctgccgtcccagctgctgtgtgtccagctgctgCAGACCATCTTGTTGCATCTCCAGCTGCTGCCGCCCCTGCTGTGGCAGTTCCAGCTGTTGTGGATCCAGCTGCTGCCGCCCCAGCTGCTGCATTTCTAGCTGCTGTCGCCCCTGTTGCCGCCCCAGCTGCTGCGTTTCTAGCTGCTGTAGGCCTTCCTGCTGCCGccccagctgctgtgtgtccagctgttGCCGCCCCTGCTGTGGCAGTTCCAGCTGTTGTGGATCAAGTTGCTGCCGCCCCAGCTGCTGCATTTCTAGCTGCTGCAGACCTTCCTGCTGCCGccccagctgctgtgtgtccagctgttgccgccccagctgctgtgtgtccagctgctgCCGCCCCAGCTGCTGTCAGTCTGTGTGCTGCCAACCCACTTGCTGCCGCCCCAGCTGCTGCATTTCTAGCTGCTGCAGGCCTTCCTGCTGCCGccccagctgctgtgtgtccagctgctgcaggcccagctgctgtgtgtccagctgctgCAGGCCTCAGTGCTGCATCTCCAGCTGCTGCCGCCCCACCTGTTGCCAGACCTCCTGCTGCCGCCCAGCATGCTCTAGCAGTTCTTGCTGCTGA
- the LOC102915869 gene encoding uncharacterized protein LOC102915869 isoform X3 encodes MVNSCCGSVCSEEGCGQGCCQPSCCQPSCCRPSCCVSSCCRPSCCISSCCRPCCGSSSCCGSSCCRPSCCISSCCRPCCRPSCCVSSCCRPSCCRPSCCVCCRPSCCISSCCRPSCCRPSCCVSSCCRPSCCVSSCCRPSCCQSVCCQPTCCRPSCCISSCCRPSCCRPSCCVSSCCRPSCCVSSCCRPQCCISSCCRPTCCQTSCCRPACSSSSCC; translated from the exons ATGGTCAACTCCTGCTGTGGCTCTGTCTGCTCTGAGGAGGGCTGTGGCCAaggctgctgccagcccagctgctgccagcccagctgctgccgtcccagctgctgtgtgtccagctgctgCAGACCATCTTGTTGCATCTCCAGCTGCTGCCGCCCCTGCTGTGGCAGTTCCAGCTGTTGTGGATCCAGCTGCTGCCGCCCCAGCTGCTGCATTTCTAGCTGCTGTCGCCCCTGTTGCCGCCCCAGCTGCTGCGTTTCTAGCTGCTGTAGGCCTTCCTGCTGCCGccccagctgctgtgt TTGCTGCCGCCCCAGCTGCTGCATTTCTAGCTGCTGCAGACCTTCCTGCTGCCGccccagctgctgtgtgtccagctgttgccgccccagctgctgtgtgtccagctgctgCCGCCCCAGCTGCTGTCAGTCTGTGTGCTGCCAACCCACTTGCTGCCGCCCCAGCTGCTGCATTTCTAGCTGCTGCAGGCCTTCCTGCTGCCGccccagctgctgtgtgtccagctgctgcaggcccagctgctgtgtgtccagctgctgCAGGCCTCAGTGCTGCATCTCCAGCTGCTGCCGCCCCACCTGTTGCCAGACCTCCTGCTGCCGCCCAGCATGCTCTAGCAGTTCTTGCTGCTGA
- the LOC143267012 gene encoding uncharacterized protein LOC143267012 isoform X1 produces MVNSCCGSVCSEEGCGQGCCQPSCCVSSCCRPSCCISSCCRPCCGSSSCCGSSCCRPSCCISSCCRPSCCRPSCCVSSCCRPCCSSSSCCGSSCCRPSCCISSCCRPSCCRPSCCVSSCCRPSCCVSSCCRPSCCQSVCCQPTCCRPSCCISSCCRPSCCRPSCCVSSCCRPQCCISSCCRPTCCQTSCCRPACSSSSCC; encoded by the coding sequence ATGGTCAACTCCTGCTGTGGCTCTGTCTGCTCTGAGGAGGGCTGTGGCCAaggctgctgccagcccagctgctgtgtgtccagctgctgCAGACCATCTTGCTGCATCTCCAGCTGCTGCCGCCCCTGCTGTGGCAGTTCCAGCTGTTGTGGATCCAGCTGCTGCCGTCCCAGCTGCTGCATTTCTAGCTGCTGCAGGCCCTCCTGCTGCCGccccagctgctgtgtgtccagctgttGCCGCCCCTGCTGTAGCAGTTCCAGCTGTTGTGGATCCAGCTGCTGCCGTCCCAGCTGCTGCATTTCTAGCTGCTGCAGACCTTCTTGCTGCCGccccagctgctgtgtgtccagctgttgccgccccagctgctgtgtgtccagctgctgCAGGCCCAGCTGCTGTCAGTCTGTGTGCTGCCAACCCACCTGCTGCCGCCCCAGCTGCTGCATTTCTAGCTGCTGCAGGCCTTCCTGCTGCCGccccagctgctgtgtgtccagctgctgCAGGCCTCAGTGCTGCATCTCCAGCTGCTGCCGGCCCACCTGTTGCCAGACCTCCTGCTGCCGCCCAGCATGCTCTAGCAGTTCTTGCTGCTGA
- the LOC143267012 gene encoding uncharacterized protein LOC143267012 isoform X2: MVNSCCGSVCSEEGCGQGCCQPSCCVSSCCGSSCCRPSCCISSCCRPSCCRPSCCVSSCCRPCCSSSSCCGSSCCRPSCCISSCCRPSCCRPSCCVSSCCRPSCCVSSCCRPSCCQSVCCQPTCCRPSCCISSCCRPSCCRPSCCVSSCCRPQCCISSCCRPTCCQTSCCRPACSSSSCC; this comes from the exons ATGGTCAACTCCTGCTGTGGCTCTGTCTGCTCTGAGGAGGGCTGTGGCCAaggctgctgccagcccagctgctgtgt TTCCAGCTGTTGTGGATCCAGCTGCTGCCGTCCCAGCTGCTGCATTTCTAGCTGCTGCAGGCCCTCCTGCTGCCGccccagctgctgtgtgtccagctgttGCCGCCCCTGCTGTAGCAGTTCCAGCTGTTGTGGATCCAGCTGCTGCCGTCCCAGCTGCTGCATTTCTAGCTGCTGCAGACCTTCTTGCTGCCGccccagctgctgtgtgtccagctgttgccgccccagctgctgtgtgtccagctgctgCAGGCCCAGCTGCTGTCAGTCTGTGTGCTGCCAACCCACCTGCTGCCGCCCCAGCTGCTGCATTTCTAGCTGCTGCAGGCCTTCCTGCTGCCGccccagctgctgtgtgtccagctgctgCAGGCCTCAGTGCTGCATCTCCAGCTGCTGCCGGCCCACCTGTTGCCAGACCTCCTGCTGCCGCCCAGCATGCTCTAGCAGTTCTTGCTGCTGA
- the LOC121826606 gene encoding uncharacterized protein LOC121826606 isoform X4 yields MVNSCCGSVCSEEGCGQGCCQPSCCQPSCCHSSCCGSSCCRPSCCISSCCRPSCCRPSCCVSSCCRPSCCVSSCCRPCCSSSSCCGSSCCRPSCCISSCCRPSCCRPSCCVSSCCRPSCCQSVCCQPTCCRPSCCISSCCRPSCCRPSCCVSSCCRPSCCVSSCCRPQCCISSCCRPTCCQTSCCRPACSSSSCC; encoded by the exons ATGGTCAACTCCTGCTGTGGCTCTGTCTGCTCTGAGGAGGGCTGTGGCCAaggctgctgccagcccagctgctgccagcccagctgctgcca TTCCAGCTGTTGTGGATCAAGTTGCTGCCGCCCCAGCTGCTGCATTTCTAGCTGCTGTAGGCCTTCCTGCTGCCGccccagctgctgtgtgtccagctgctgcaggcccagctgctgtgtgtccagctgttGCCGCCCCTGCTGTAGCAGTTCCAGCTGTTGTGGATCCAGCTGTTGCCGTCCCAGCTGCTGCATTTCTAGCTGCTGCAGACCTTCCTGCTGCCGccccagctgctgtgtgtccagctgctgCAGGCCCAGCTGCTGTCAGTCTGTGTGCTGCCAACCCACCTGCTGCCGCCCCAGCTGCTGCATTTCTAGCTGTTGCAGGCCTTCCTGCTGCCGccccagctgctgtgtgtccagctgctgcaggcccagctgctgtgtgtccagctgctgCAGGCCTCAGTGCTGCATCTCCAGCTGCTGCCGCCCCACCTGTTGCCAGACCTCCTGCTGCCGCCCAGCATGCTCTAGCAGTTCTTGCTGCTGA
- the LOC102915869 gene encoding uncharacterized protein LOC102915869 isoform X5, with protein MVNSCCGSVCSEEGCGQGCCQPSCCQPSCCRPSCCVSSCCRPSCCISSCCRPCCGSSSCCGSSCCRPSCCISSCCRPCCRPSCCVSSCCRPSCCRPSCCVPSCCRPSCCVSSCCRPSCCVSSCCRPSCCQSVCCQPTCCRPSCCISSCCRPSCCRPSCCVSSCCRPSCCVSSCCRPQCCISSCCRPTCCQTSCCRPACSSSSCC; from the exons ATGGTCAACTCCTGCTGTGGCTCTGTCTGCTCTGAGGAGGGCTGTGGCCAaggctgctgccagcccagctgctgccagcccagctgctgccgtcccagctgctgtgtgtccagctgctgCAGACCATCTTGTTGCATCTCCAGCTGCTGCCGCCCCTGCTGTGGCAGTTCCAGCTGTTGTGGATCCAGCTGCTGCCGCCCCAGCTGCTGCATTTCTAGCTGCTGTCGCCCCTGTTGCCGCCCCAGCTGCTGCGTTTCTAGCTGCTGTAGGCCTTCCTGCTGCCGccccagctgctgtgt ACCTTCCTGCTGCCGccccagctgctgtgtgtccagctgttgccgccccagctgctgtgtgtccagctgctgCCGCCCCAGCTGCTGTCAGTCTGTGTGCTGCCAACCCACTTGCTGCCGCCCCAGCTGCTGCATTTCTAGCTGCTGCAGGCCTTCCTGCTGCCGccccagctgctgtgtgtccagctgctgcaggcccagctgctgtgtgtccagctgctgCAGGCCTCAGTGCTGCATCTCCAGCTGCTGCCGCCCCACCTGTTGCCAGACCTCCTGCTGCCGCCCAGCATGCTCTAGCAGTTCTTGCTGCTGA
- the LOC121826606 gene encoding uncharacterized protein LOC121826606 isoform X3, with amino-acid sequence MVNSCCGSVCSEEGCGQGCCQPSCCQPSCCQPSCCRPCCRPSCCVCCGSSCCRPSCCISSCCRPSCCRPSCCVSSCCRPSCCVSSCCRPCCSSSSCCGSSCCRPSCCISSCCRPSCCRPSCCVSSCCRPSCCQSVCCQPTCCRPSCCISSCCRPSCCRPSCCVSSCCRPSCCVSSCCRPQCCISSCCRPTCCQTSCCRPACSSSSCC; translated from the exons ATGGTCAACTCCTGCTGTGGCTCTGTCTGCTCTGAGGAGGGCTGTGGCCAaggctgctgccagcccagctgctgccagcccagctgctgccagcccagctgctgccgCCCCTGCTGCCGccccagctgctgtgt CTGTTGTGGATCAAGTTGCTGCCGCCCCAGCTGCTGCATTTCTAGCTGCTGTAGGCCTTCCTGCTGCCGccccagctgctgtgtgtccagctgctgcaggcccagctgctgtgtgtccagctgttGCCGCCCCTGCTGTAGCAGTTCCAGCTGTTGTGGATCCAGCTGTTGCCGTCCCAGCTGCTGCATTTCTAGCTGCTGCAGACCTTCCTGCTGCCGccccagctgctgtgtgtccagctgctgCAGGCCCAGCTGCTGTCAGTCTGTGTGCTGCCAACCCACCTGCTGCCGCCCCAGCTGCTGCATTTCTAGCTGTTGCAGGCCTTCCTGCTGCCGccccagctgctgtgtgtccagctgctgcaggcccagctgctgtgtgtccagctgctgCAGGCCTCAGTGCTGCATCTCCAGCTGCTGCCGCCCCACCTGTTGCCAGACCTCCTGCTGCCGCCCAGCATGCTCTAGCAGTTCTTGCTGCTGA
- the LOC102915869 gene encoding uncharacterized protein LOC102915869 isoform X8, whose product MVNSCCGSVCSEEGCGQGCCQPSCCQPSCCRPSCCVPSCCRPSCCVSSCCRPCCGSSSCCGSSCCRPSCCISSCCRPSCCRPSCCVSSCCRPSCCVSSCCRPSCCQSVCCQPTCCRPSCCISSCCRPSCCRPSCCVSSCCRPSCCVSSCCRPQCCISSCCRPTCCQTSCCRPACSSSSCC is encoded by the exons ATGGTCAACTCCTGCTGTGGCTCTGTCTGCTCTGAGGAGGGCTGTGGCCAaggctgctgccagcccagctgctgccagcccagctgctgccgtcccagctgctgtgt GCCTTCCTGCTGCCGccccagctgctgtgtgtccagctgttGCCGCCCCTGCTGTGGCAGTTCCAGCTGTTGTGGATCAAGTTGCTGCCGCCCCAGCTGCTGCATTTCTAGCTGCTGCAGACCTTCCTGCTGCCGccccagctgctgtgtgtccagctgttgccgccccagctgctgtgtgtccagctgctgCCGCCCCAGCTGCTGTCAGTCTGTGTGCTGCCAACCCACTTGCTGCCGCCCCAGCTGCTGCATTTCTAGCTGCTGCAGGCCTTCCTGCTGCCGccccagctgctgtgtgtccagctgctgcaggcccagctgctgtgtgtccagctgctgCAGGCCTCAGTGCTGCATCTCCAGCTGCTGCCGCCCCACCTGTTGCCAGACCTCCTGCTGCCGCCCAGCATGCTCTAGCAGTTCTTGCTGCTGA
- the LOC121826606 gene encoding uncharacterized protein LOC121826606 isoform X1: MVNSCCGSVCSEEGCGQGCCQPSCCQPSCCQPSCCRPCCRPSCCVSSCCRPSCCISSCCRPCCGSSSCCGSSCCRPSCCISSCCRPSCCRPSCCVSSCCRPSCCVSSCCRPCCSSSSCCGSSCCRPSCCISSCCRPSCCRPSCCVSSCCRPSCCQSVCCQPTCCRPSCCISSCCRPSCCRPSCCVSSCCRPSCCVSSCCRPQCCISSCCRPTCCQTSCCRPACSSSSCC; the protein is encoded by the coding sequence ATGGTCAACTCCTGCTGTGGCTCTGTCTGCTCTGAGGAGGGCTGTGGCCAaggctgctgccagcccagctgctgccagcccagctgctgccagcccagctgctgccgCCCCTGCTGCCGccccagctgctgtgtgtccagctgctgCAGACCATCTTGCTGCATCTCCAGCTGCTGCCGCCCCTGCTGTGGCAGTTCCAGCTGTTGTGGATCAAGTTGCTGCCGCCCCAGCTGCTGCATTTCTAGCTGCTGTAGGCCTTCCTGCTGCCGccccagctgctgtgtgtccagctgctgcaggcccagctgctgtgtgtccagctgttGCCGCCCCTGCTGTAGCAGTTCCAGCTGTTGTGGATCCAGCTGTTGCCGTCCCAGCTGCTGCATTTCTAGCTGCTGCAGACCTTCCTGCTGCCGccccagctgctgtgtgtccagctgctgCAGGCCCAGCTGCTGTCAGTCTGTGTGCTGCCAACCCACCTGCTGCCGCCCCAGCTGCTGCATTTCTAGCTGTTGCAGGCCTTCCTGCTGCCGccccagctgctgtgtgtccagctgctgcaggcccagctgctgtgtgtccagctgctgCAGGCCTCAGTGCTGCATCTCCAGCTGCTGCCGCCCCACCTGTTGCCAGACCTCCTGCTGCCGCCCAGCATGCTCTAGCAGTTCTTGCTGCTGA
- the LOC121826606 gene encoding uncharacterized protein LOC121826606 isoform X2 — protein sequence MVNSCCGSVCSEEGCGQGCCQPSCCQPSCCQPSCCRPCCRPSCCVSSCCRPSCCISSCCRPCCGSSSCCGSSCCRPSCCISSCCRPSCCRPSCCVSSCCRPSCCVSSCCRPCCSSSSCCGSSCCRPSCCISSCCRPSCCRPSCCVSSCCRPSCCQPSCCRPSCCVSSCCRPSCCVSSCCRPQCCISSCCRPTCCQTSCCRPACSSSSCC from the exons ATGGTCAACTCCTGCTGTGGCTCTGTCTGCTCTGAGGAGGGCTGTGGCCAaggctgctgccagcccagctgctgccagcccagctgctgccagcccagctgctgccgCCCCTGCTGCCGccccagctgctgtgtgtccagctgctgCAGACCATCTTGCTGCATCTCCAGCTGCTGCCGCCCCTGCTGTGGCAGTTCCAGCTGTTGTGGATCAAGTTGCTGCCGCCCCAGCTGCTGCATTTCTAGCTGCTGTAGGCCTTCCTGCTGCCGccccagctgctgtgtgtccagctgctgcaggcccagctgctgtgtgtccagctgttGCCGCCCCTGCTGTAGCAGTTCCAGCTGTTGTGGATCCAGCTGTTGCCGTCCCAGCTGCTGCATTTCTAGCTGCTGCAGACCTTCCTGCTGCCGccccagctgctgtgtgtccagctgctgCAGGCCCAGCTGCTGTCA GCCTTCCTGCTGCCGccccagctgctgtgtgtccagctgctgcaggcccagctgctgtgtgtccagctgctgCAGGCCTCAGTGCTGCATCTCCAGCTGCTGCCGCCCCACCTGTTGCCAGACCTCCTGCTGCCGCCCAGCATGCTCTAGCAGTTCTTGCTGCTGA